The Apis mellifera strain DH4 linkage group LG8, Amel_HAv3.1, whole genome shotgun sequence genome contains a region encoding:
- the LOC726915 gene encoding leucine-rich repeat and death domain-containing protein 1 — translation MRCLATGRNDAMPSIDDAAYYINTNYKMLNYHSQLLELFAKIVRNNLFSDMSDLAKDLLIQYYGFGAASSGKKFLSIHRNIERVKNEDENQITEQHSLISNDENVANKEFQKDIEEDRKLSIGDDLYPQTSQVLNNLEDAYDNNENFDIRDIDFGPNILCSTVESASPKQSYEQLSDVHLPEQSTNDVSSNYIKINIEDPEIEINDDVKDAKKDELNLENIEETFSDDVSEYSSLSHKESKTFLKSNTSLLSNESISSPVMPKKEPIYNDMFADFSNTDLKQFPIAILNNFSQLRMLYLSNNNLIEVPDEIFTYLNYLQWLDIRNNQITFLPVSIKWHSCLETILLQGNKMKELPLELCTLSNLKNLQVADNPLIMPPQDIVASGCATILEFLRIEWNKLYPDEWIEPKKNKIEPKLSTILCYQSPRKNKKKITSLKDTICNKNIAISEKRKLYKPSSRCENKGANIIMEHRLLWFSKLRDLIAKQTATIQKIKDENFLKEWRRDKRSYTKAMQKAMKRNEDDIPFDIDVEDYASIFKQNSKLKKLKSKKKDKQRFSSPIDINKKINELLESLNKLEINTTNEISPRTKQNLYKNKIEKILQFQNEIQNLRKYNEVNVPYKVSSQN, via the exons TTGAATTATCATTCTCAACTTCTAGAATTGTTTgcaaaaattgtaagaaacaACTTGTTCAGCGATATGTCTGATTTAgctaaagatttattaatacaatattatggATTTGGTGCAGCATCGAGTGGCAAAAAGTTTCTCTCGATACATCGTAATATCGAAAGAGTAAAGAACGAAGACGAAAACCAGATTACTGAGCAACATTCTTTAATCAGCAATGATGAGAATGTGGCCAATAAAGAGTTTCAG aaagatattgaGGAGGATCGAAAACTTAGTATTGGAGACGATTTATATCCACAAACCTcacaagttttaaataatttggaagATGCATAtgacaataatgaaaattttgacatAAGAGATATCGATTTTGGTCCGAATATTCTTTGTAGCACTGTCGAAAGTGCATCACCTAAACAATCATACGAACAATTGTCTGATGTACATTTACCCGAGCAATCAACAAATGAtgtttcttcaaattatattaaaataaatatcgaagatccag aaatagaaataaatgatgaCGTAAAAGATGCAAAGAAAGATGAactaaatttggaaaatatcgaagaGACATTTTCTGACGATGTTTCAGAATATTCTTCCTTGTCACATAAAGAATCAAAAACATTTCTGAAGAGTAATACAAGTTTACTGTCAAACGAATCTATTTCATCGCCAGTAATGCCAAAAAAGGAACCTATTTACAATGACATGTTTgcagatttttcaaatacagatttaaaacaatttcctATTgcgatattaaacaatttttcacaattaagG atgttATATttgtcgaataataatttgatcgaaGTTCCTGATGAAATTTTCACTTATTTAAACTATCTACAGTGGTTAGATATcagaaataatcaaattacttTTTTGCCAGTTAGCATTAAATGGCATAGCTGCTTAGAAACAATTTTACTTcaaggaaataaaatgaaggaaTTACCATTGGAACTTt GCACCCTAtcaaatctaaaaaatcttCAAGTAGCAGATAATCCACTTATCATGCCACCGCAAGATATTGTAGCTTCCGGTTGTGCTACCATTTTGGAATTCTTACGAATTGAATGGAATAAACTATATCCTGATGAATGGATAGAAcccaaaaaaa ataaaattgAACCAAAATTATCGACAATTCTATGTTATCAATCtccacgaaaaaataaaaagaaaataacatcaTTGAAGGATAccatatgtaataaaaatatagctaTAAGCGAAAaacgtaaattatataagcCAAGTAGCAG atGTGAAAATAAAGGTGCAAACATTATAATGGAACATCGATTATTATGGTTTTCCAAATTAAGAGATTTAATTGCTAAACAAACAGCAACAAtccaaaaaataaa agatgaaaattttttaaaagaatggaGGCGGGATAAAAGAAGTTATACCAAAGCTATGCAGAAAGCAATGAAGAGAAATGaag acgACATTCCATTTGACATTGATGTTGAAGATTATGCTTCtatattcaaacaaaattctaaattg aaaaagttaaaatcaaaaaaaaaagacaaacaaAGATTTTCATCGCCTat AGATATTAACAAGAAAATTAACGAACTGTTAGAATCCTTAAATAAACTCGAAATAAATACTACGAATGAAATAAGTCCTAGAACTAAACAGaacttgtataaaaataaaatagaaaag atattacaatttcaaaatgaaattcaaaatttgcgAAAATACAATGAAGTCAATGTACCATATAAAGTATCATCGCAAAATTAA
- the LOC411905 gene encoding protein O-GlcNAcase isoform X3 yields the protein MAETNGAANINTKNDNFICGVVEGFYGRPWTTEQRKDLFQKLKKWGMDSYLYAPKDDYKHRAYWRDLYTVEEAEHLTGLITAARECGITFYYALSPGLDITYSSVKEVTVLKRKLEQVSQFGCTAFALLFDDIEPEMSEADKEVFQSFAHAQVSVTNDIFHHLGQPRFLLCPTQYCATRAMPNVASSEYLNTLGSKLAQEIDIMWTGPKVISRLLTVESIEEITEVLRRPPVIWDNLHANDYDQKRVFLGPYSGRSPDLIPKLRGVLTNPNCEYGANFIAIHTLAQWSRCNVDGKRDLSLNDTVSADIKLETETEDGMLGEDVPSTMSPNIYHPRHALKNAINDWLVEFNKKRNAWGVIAKPQPCVAPTIPIPIIPSVNTCMSLTSTTTTTTVPATPTPVNNSNHLQALAEVCSNVTTTDNYVPPPTGPVMNSLVSETTVVSEPIIPSISTIVENVPNSNTLSSMEPMDCNTTPNNSPAHAVKIQTEDDVMVENTSTCSEASGSMQVEVDSTSPVVNGTQMIVENDNENHDNGDNIDQESQDLIDVDKRLTQEDLSLLCDLFYLPFEHGGQGIQLLQEFNWLKSNAHVVMRKSKEDQTASESDIEEWHTRAAKLNDMCNAVNRLFQRLTHCNNRELLYDLYSYVWDMRGVVSLLNSYVKWLGFSNGWKETFMSGDQEPWVFRGGLTADLQRLIPVDSGNDLFVYKAPEVPSSKIYTIRPYLASDEDAVYAVCNKICNCVTSSAIADRLVGGFLTLSPELCMVVEDESGIVGYALAALNVKSYYQKLAVSWIPELRMKYPLDDNINDLSQNVQDAIRYFHSFVPDVSDQLCRQHPSKLLCAVLPSVTDQSVPKRLITCILAALRANGSFGVHTTMSCTDKESHEFYSKLGFVDLNPAHEEHPGIKTMCRSF from the exons ATGGCGGAGACAAATGGGGCcgcaaatataaatacgaaaaacGACAATTTTATTTGCGGTGTTGTCGAAG gATTTTATGGGCGACCTTGGACTACAGAACAAAGAAAggatttatttcaaaa attaaaaaaatgggGAATGGATTCGTATTTATATGCTCCAAAAGATGATTATAAGCATCGTGCATATTGGAGAGATTTATATACAGTAGAAGAAGCTGAACATTTAACAGGATTAATAACAGCTGCAAGAGAATGCggcattacattttattatgcaTTATCACCAGGCTTGGATATCACATATTCAAGTGTAAAAGAAGTTACTgtattaaaaaggaaattagaACAAGTTAGCCAATTTGGATGTACTGcatttgcattattatttgACGATATAGAACCAGAAATGAGTGAAGCAGATAAGGAAGTATTTCAATCTTTTGCTCATGCACaa gTTTCTGttacaaatgatattttccaTCATCTTGGTCAACCCAGATTTCTATTATGTCCAACACAATATTGTGCAACTAGAGCAATGCCAAATGTAGCATCatcagaatatttaaatacacttGGTAGTAAATTGGCCcaagaaattgatataatgtGGACTGGTCCTAAAGTAATATCTAGACTTCTAACTGTTGAGTCTATTGAAGAAATTACAGAAGTTTTGAGAAGGCCACCAGTTATATGGGATAATTTACATGCTAATGATTATGATCAAAAACGTGTATTCTTAGGACCATATTCTGGTAGATCTCCTGATTTAATACCTAAACTGAGAGGTGTTTTAACTAATCCTAATTGTGAATATGGAGCAAATTTTATAGCAATTCACACATTAGCTCAATGGAGTAGATGTAATGTTGATGGCAAAAGAGATTTAAGCTTAA ATGATACTGTATCAgctgatataaaattagagaCTGAAACGGAAGATGGAATGCTTGGTGAAGATGTTCCTTCAACAATGTCTCCGAATATATATCATCCTCGACATGCTTTGAAAAATGCCATTAACGATTGGTTAGtggaatttaacaaaaaacgaAACGCATGGGGTGTTATAGCAAAACCACAACCATGCGTTGCTCCAACAATACCAATCCCAATAATTCCCTCTGTGAATACATGTATGAGTCTCACATCAACGACGACTACTACTACCGTCCCCGCAACGCCTACTCcagtaaataattcaaatcatcTTCAAGCATTGGCTGAAGTTTGCTCAAATGTAACAACCACTGATAATTATGTGCCACCTCCCACTGGTCCTGTTATGAATTCTTTAGTATCTGAAACAACTGTTGTTAGTGAACCCATTATTCCATCAATTTCTACTATTGTGGAAAATGTACCAAATTCAAATACTTTATCATCCATGGAACCAATGGATTGTAACACAACACCTAATAATTCCCCAGCACATGCAGTTAAAATTCAAACAGAGGATGATGTTATGGTAGAAAATACTTCT acGTGTAGTGAAGCATCTGGTAGTATGCAAGTAGAAGTAGATAGCACCTCTCCTGTTGTAAATGGTACTCAAATGATTGTTGAAAATGATAACGAAAATCATGACAACGGCGATAATATAGATCAAGAATCACAGGATTTGATTGATGTCGATAAGCGATTGACGCAAGAAGATCTATCACTTTTATgtgatcttttttatttgccATTTGAACATGGTGGTCAAGGTATTCAATTATTGCAAGAGTTTAATTGGTTAAAAAGTAATGCTCACGTCGTCATGAGAAAATCAAAAGAGGATCAAACTGCATCTGAATCTgat atcgaAGAATGGCATACACGGGCAGCTAAGTTAAATGATATGTGCAATGCTGTAAATAGATTATTTCAGAGACTTACGCACTGTAATAATCGTGAGTTGTTATATGATCTATATTCGTATGTGTGGGACATGCGAGGAGTCGTGTCTCTCTTAAACAGTTATGTGAAATGGTTGG GGTTCTCGAATGGCtggaaagaaacttttatgAGTGGAGATCAAGAACCATGGGTATTCCGTGGTGGACTTACGGCTGATCTACAg agaTTAATTCCAGTAGACAGTGGAAATgacttatttgtttataaagcACCAGAAGTGCCCAGTAGTAAAATCTATACAATTAGGCCTTATTTAGCAAGTGACGAAGATGCAGTTTATGCTGTGtgcaataaaatttgcaattgtGTAACGTCTTCTGCCATTGCAGATcg ATTAGTTGGAGGTTTCCTAACTTTAAGTCCAGAGCTGTGTATGGTAGTTGAAGATGAGAGTGGAATAGTAGGTTATGCATTGGCTGCCTTAAATGTAAAGTcctattatcaaaaattagcAGTTTCTTGGATTCCTGAGTTGCGAATGAAATATCCTTTAGATGACAATATCAATGACTTGTCACAAAATGTTCAg GATGCCATacgttattttcattcatttgttcCGGATGTGTCTGATCAATTATGTAGACAACAtccatcgaaattattatgcGCTGTATTACCAAGTGTAACAGACCAATCTGTCcctaaaagattaattacttGTATTCTTGCAGCTCTAAGAGCAaatg gtTCGTTTGGTGTGCATACAACAATGTCATGCACTGACAAAGAATCTCatgaattttatagtaaaCTCGGCTTCGTTGATTTAAATCCAGCACACGAAGAACATCCCGGAATTAAAACTATGTGTAGAAGTTTCTAA
- the LOC411905 gene encoding protein O-GlcNAcase isoform X1, which produces MAETNGAANINTKNDNFICGVVEGFYGRPWTTEQRKDLFQKLKKWGMDSYLYAPKDDYKHRAYWRDLYTVEEAEHLTGLITAARECGITFYYALSPGLDITYSSVKEVTVLKRKLEQVSQFGCTAFALLFDDIEPEMSEADKEVFQSFAHAQVSVTNDIFHHLGQPRFLLCPTQYCATRAMPNVASSEYLNTLGSKLAQEIDIMWTGPKVISRLLTVESIEEITEVLRRPPVIWDNLHANDYDQKRVFLGPYSGRSPDLIPKLRGVLTNPNCEYGANFIAIHTLAQWSRCNVDGKRDLSLNDTVSADIKLETETEDGMLGEDVPSTMSPNIYHPRHALKNAINDWLVEFNKKRNAWGVIAKPQPCVAPTIPIPIIPSVNTCMSLTSTTTTTTVPATPTPVNNSNHLQALAEVCSNVTTTDNYVPPPTGPVMNSLVSETTVVSEPIIPSISTIVENVPNSNTLSSMEPMDCNTTPNNSPAHAVKIQTEDDVMVENTSTCSEASGSMQVEVDSTSPVVNGTQMIVENDNENHDNGDNIDQESQDLIDVDKRLTQEDLSLLCDLFYLPFEHGGQGIQLLQEFNWLKSNAHVVMRKSKEDQTASESDIEEWHTRAAKLNDMCNAVNRLFQRLTHCNNRELLYDLYSYVWDMRGVVSLLNSYVKWLAFGRFPSTMTTFTQGSYTWFSNGWKETFMSGDQEPWVFRGGLTADLQRLIPVDSGNDLFVYKAPEVPSSKIYTIRPYLASDEDAVYAVCNKICNCVTSSAIADRLVGGFLTLSPELCMVVEDESGIVGYALAALNVKSYYQKLAVSWIPELRMKYPLDDNINDLSQNVQDAIRYFHSFVPDVSDQLCRQHPSKLLCAVLPSVTDQSVPKRLITCILAALRANGSFGVHTTMSCTDKESHEFYSKLGFVDLNPAHEEHPGIKTMCRSF; this is translated from the exons ATGGCGGAGACAAATGGGGCcgcaaatataaatacgaaaaacGACAATTTTATTTGCGGTGTTGTCGAAG gATTTTATGGGCGACCTTGGACTACAGAACAAAGAAAggatttatttcaaaa attaaaaaaatgggGAATGGATTCGTATTTATATGCTCCAAAAGATGATTATAAGCATCGTGCATATTGGAGAGATTTATATACAGTAGAAGAAGCTGAACATTTAACAGGATTAATAACAGCTGCAAGAGAATGCggcattacattttattatgcaTTATCACCAGGCTTGGATATCACATATTCAAGTGTAAAAGAAGTTACTgtattaaaaaggaaattagaACAAGTTAGCCAATTTGGATGTACTGcatttgcattattatttgACGATATAGAACCAGAAATGAGTGAAGCAGATAAGGAAGTATTTCAATCTTTTGCTCATGCACaa gTTTCTGttacaaatgatattttccaTCATCTTGGTCAACCCAGATTTCTATTATGTCCAACACAATATTGTGCAACTAGAGCAATGCCAAATGTAGCATCatcagaatatttaaatacacttGGTAGTAAATTGGCCcaagaaattgatataatgtGGACTGGTCCTAAAGTAATATCTAGACTTCTAACTGTTGAGTCTATTGAAGAAATTACAGAAGTTTTGAGAAGGCCACCAGTTATATGGGATAATTTACATGCTAATGATTATGATCAAAAACGTGTATTCTTAGGACCATATTCTGGTAGATCTCCTGATTTAATACCTAAACTGAGAGGTGTTTTAACTAATCCTAATTGTGAATATGGAGCAAATTTTATAGCAATTCACACATTAGCTCAATGGAGTAGATGTAATGTTGATGGCAAAAGAGATTTAAGCTTAA ATGATACTGTATCAgctgatataaaattagagaCTGAAACGGAAGATGGAATGCTTGGTGAAGATGTTCCTTCAACAATGTCTCCGAATATATATCATCCTCGACATGCTTTGAAAAATGCCATTAACGATTGGTTAGtggaatttaacaaaaaacgaAACGCATGGGGTGTTATAGCAAAACCACAACCATGCGTTGCTCCAACAATACCAATCCCAATAATTCCCTCTGTGAATACATGTATGAGTCTCACATCAACGACGACTACTACTACCGTCCCCGCAACGCCTACTCcagtaaataattcaaatcatcTTCAAGCATTGGCTGAAGTTTGCTCAAATGTAACAACCACTGATAATTATGTGCCACCTCCCACTGGTCCTGTTATGAATTCTTTAGTATCTGAAACAACTGTTGTTAGTGAACCCATTATTCCATCAATTTCTACTATTGTGGAAAATGTACCAAATTCAAATACTTTATCATCCATGGAACCAATGGATTGTAACACAACACCTAATAATTCCCCAGCACATGCAGTTAAAATTCAAACAGAGGATGATGTTATGGTAGAAAATACTTCT acGTGTAGTGAAGCATCTGGTAGTATGCAAGTAGAAGTAGATAGCACCTCTCCTGTTGTAAATGGTACTCAAATGATTGTTGAAAATGATAACGAAAATCATGACAACGGCGATAATATAGATCAAGAATCACAGGATTTGATTGATGTCGATAAGCGATTGACGCAAGAAGATCTATCACTTTTATgtgatcttttttatttgccATTTGAACATGGTGGTCAAGGTATTCAATTATTGCAAGAGTTTAATTGGTTAAAAAGTAATGCTCACGTCGTCATGAGAAAATCAAAAGAGGATCAAACTGCATCTGAATCTgat atcgaAGAATGGCATACACGGGCAGCTAAGTTAAATGATATGTGCAATGCTGTAAATAGATTATTTCAGAGACTTACGCACTGTAATAATCGTGAGTTGTTATATGATCTATATTCGTATGTGTGGGACATGCGAGGAGTCGTGTCTCTCTTAAACAGTTATGTGAAATGGTTGG CGTTTGGCAGATTCCCGTCGACGATGACAACGTTTACCCAGGGAAGCTACACAT GGTTCTCGAATGGCtggaaagaaacttttatgAGTGGAGATCAAGAACCATGGGTATTCCGTGGTGGACTTACGGCTGATCTACAg agaTTAATTCCAGTAGACAGTGGAAATgacttatttgtttataaagcACCAGAAGTGCCCAGTAGTAAAATCTATACAATTAGGCCTTATTTAGCAAGTGACGAAGATGCAGTTTATGCTGTGtgcaataaaatttgcaattgtGTAACGTCTTCTGCCATTGCAGATcg ATTAGTTGGAGGTTTCCTAACTTTAAGTCCAGAGCTGTGTATGGTAGTTGAAGATGAGAGTGGAATAGTAGGTTATGCATTGGCTGCCTTAAATGTAAAGTcctattatcaaaaattagcAGTTTCTTGGATTCCTGAGTTGCGAATGAAATATCCTTTAGATGACAATATCAATGACTTGTCACAAAATGTTCAg GATGCCATacgttattttcattcatttgttcCGGATGTGTCTGATCAATTATGTAGACAACAtccatcgaaattattatgcGCTGTATTACCAAGTGTAACAGACCAATCTGTCcctaaaagattaattacttGTATTCTTGCAGCTCTAAGAGCAaatg gtTCGTTTGGTGTGCATACAACAATGTCATGCACTGACAAAGAATCTCatgaattttatagtaaaCTCGGCTTCGTTGATTTAAATCCAGCACACGAAGAACATCCCGGAATTAAAACTATGTGTAGAAGTTTCTAA
- the LOC411905 gene encoding protein O-GlcNAcase isoform X2 produces the protein MAETNGAANINTKNDNFICGVVEGFYGRPWTTEQRKDLFQKLKKWGMDSYLYAPKDDYKHRAYWRDLYTVEEAEHLTGLITAARECGITFYYALSPGLDITYSSVKEVTVLKRKLEQVSQFGCTAFALLFDDIEPEMSEADKEVFQSFAHAQVSVTNDIFHHLGQPRFLLCPTQYCATRAMPNVASSEYLNTLGSKLAQEIDIMWTGPKVISRLLTVESIEEITEVLRRPPVIWDNLHANDYDQKRVFLGPYSGRSPDLIPKLRGVLTNPNCEYGANFIAIHTLAQWSRCNVDGKRDLSLNDTVSADIKLETETEDGMLGEDVPSTMSPNIYHPRHALKNAINDWLVEFNKKRNAWGVIAKPQPCVAPTIPIPIIPSVNTCMSLTSTTTTTTVPATPTPVNNSNHLQALAEVCSNVTTTDNYVPPPTGPVMNSLVSETTVVSEPIIPSISTIVENVPNSNTLSSMEPMDCNTTPNNSPAHAVKIQTEDDVMTCSEASGSMQVEVDSTSPVVNGTQMIVENDNENHDNGDNIDQESQDLIDVDKRLTQEDLSLLCDLFYLPFEHGGQGIQLLQEFNWLKSNAHVVMRKSKEDQTASESDIEEWHTRAAKLNDMCNAVNRLFQRLTHCNNRELLYDLYSYVWDMRGVVSLLNSYVKWLAFGRFPSTMTTFTQGSYTWFSNGWKETFMSGDQEPWVFRGGLTADLQRLIPVDSGNDLFVYKAPEVPSSKIYTIRPYLASDEDAVYAVCNKICNCVTSSAIADRLVGGFLTLSPELCMVVEDESGIVGYALAALNVKSYYQKLAVSWIPELRMKYPLDDNINDLSQNVQDAIRYFHSFVPDVSDQLCRQHPSKLLCAVLPSVTDQSVPKRLITCILAALRANGSFGVHTTMSCTDKESHEFYSKLGFVDLNPAHEEHPGIKTMCRSF, from the exons ATGGCGGAGACAAATGGGGCcgcaaatataaatacgaaaaacGACAATTTTATTTGCGGTGTTGTCGAAG gATTTTATGGGCGACCTTGGACTACAGAACAAAGAAAggatttatttcaaaa attaaaaaaatgggGAATGGATTCGTATTTATATGCTCCAAAAGATGATTATAAGCATCGTGCATATTGGAGAGATTTATATACAGTAGAAGAAGCTGAACATTTAACAGGATTAATAACAGCTGCAAGAGAATGCggcattacattttattatgcaTTATCACCAGGCTTGGATATCACATATTCAAGTGTAAAAGAAGTTACTgtattaaaaaggaaattagaACAAGTTAGCCAATTTGGATGTACTGcatttgcattattatttgACGATATAGAACCAGAAATGAGTGAAGCAGATAAGGAAGTATTTCAATCTTTTGCTCATGCACaa gTTTCTGttacaaatgatattttccaTCATCTTGGTCAACCCAGATTTCTATTATGTCCAACACAATATTGTGCAACTAGAGCAATGCCAAATGTAGCATCatcagaatatttaaatacacttGGTAGTAAATTGGCCcaagaaattgatataatgtGGACTGGTCCTAAAGTAATATCTAGACTTCTAACTGTTGAGTCTATTGAAGAAATTACAGAAGTTTTGAGAAGGCCACCAGTTATATGGGATAATTTACATGCTAATGATTATGATCAAAAACGTGTATTCTTAGGACCATATTCTGGTAGATCTCCTGATTTAATACCTAAACTGAGAGGTGTTTTAACTAATCCTAATTGTGAATATGGAGCAAATTTTATAGCAATTCACACATTAGCTCAATGGAGTAGATGTAATGTTGATGGCAAAAGAGATTTAAGCTTAA ATGATACTGTATCAgctgatataaaattagagaCTGAAACGGAAGATGGAATGCTTGGTGAAGATGTTCCTTCAACAATGTCTCCGAATATATATCATCCTCGACATGCTTTGAAAAATGCCATTAACGATTGGTTAGtggaatttaacaaaaaacgaAACGCATGGGGTGTTATAGCAAAACCACAACCATGCGTTGCTCCAACAATACCAATCCCAATAATTCCCTCTGTGAATACATGTATGAGTCTCACATCAACGACGACTACTACTACCGTCCCCGCAACGCCTACTCcagtaaataattcaaatcatcTTCAAGCATTGGCTGAAGTTTGCTCAAATGTAACAACCACTGATAATTATGTGCCACCTCCCACTGGTCCTGTTATGAATTCTTTAGTATCTGAAACAACTGTTGTTAGTGAACCCATTATTCCATCAATTTCTACTATTGTGGAAAATGTACCAAATTCAAATACTTTATCATCCATGGAACCAATGGATTGTAACACAACACCTAATAATTCCCCAGCACATGCAGTTAAAATTCAAACAGAGGATGATGTTATG acGTGTAGTGAAGCATCTGGTAGTATGCAAGTAGAAGTAGATAGCACCTCTCCTGTTGTAAATGGTACTCAAATGATTGTTGAAAATGATAACGAAAATCATGACAACGGCGATAATATAGATCAAGAATCACAGGATTTGATTGATGTCGATAAGCGATTGACGCAAGAAGATCTATCACTTTTATgtgatcttttttatttgccATTTGAACATGGTGGTCAAGGTATTCAATTATTGCAAGAGTTTAATTGGTTAAAAAGTAATGCTCACGTCGTCATGAGAAAATCAAAAGAGGATCAAACTGCATCTGAATCTgat atcgaAGAATGGCATACACGGGCAGCTAAGTTAAATGATATGTGCAATGCTGTAAATAGATTATTTCAGAGACTTACGCACTGTAATAATCGTGAGTTGTTATATGATCTATATTCGTATGTGTGGGACATGCGAGGAGTCGTGTCTCTCTTAAACAGTTATGTGAAATGGTTGG CGTTTGGCAGATTCCCGTCGACGATGACAACGTTTACCCAGGGAAGCTACACAT GGTTCTCGAATGGCtggaaagaaacttttatgAGTGGAGATCAAGAACCATGGGTATTCCGTGGTGGACTTACGGCTGATCTACAg agaTTAATTCCAGTAGACAGTGGAAATgacttatttgtttataaagcACCAGAAGTGCCCAGTAGTAAAATCTATACAATTAGGCCTTATTTAGCAAGTGACGAAGATGCAGTTTATGCTGTGtgcaataaaatttgcaattgtGTAACGTCTTCTGCCATTGCAGATcg ATTAGTTGGAGGTTTCCTAACTTTAAGTCCAGAGCTGTGTATGGTAGTTGAAGATGAGAGTGGAATAGTAGGTTATGCATTGGCTGCCTTAAATGTAAAGTcctattatcaaaaattagcAGTTTCTTGGATTCCTGAGTTGCGAATGAAATATCCTTTAGATGACAATATCAATGACTTGTCACAAAATGTTCAg GATGCCATacgttattttcattcatttgttcCGGATGTGTCTGATCAATTATGTAGACAACAtccatcgaaattattatgcGCTGTATTACCAAGTGTAACAGACCAATCTGTCcctaaaagattaattacttGTATTCTTGCAGCTCTAAGAGCAaatg gtTCGTTTGGTGTGCATACAACAATGTCATGCACTGACAAAGAATCTCatgaattttatagtaaaCTCGGCTTCGTTGATTTAAATCCAGCACACGAAGAACATCCCGGAATTAAAACTATGTGTAGAAGTTTCTAA